A part of Aspergillus flavus chromosome 5, complete sequence genomic DNA contains:
- a CDS encoding vacuolar H+-ATPase V1 sector, subunit E (V-type proton ATPase subunit E), producing MSQSHALSDDQVAGELRKMTAFIRQEALEKAREIELKADEEFAIEKSKLVRQETAAIDTLYEKKFKQAAMSQQITRSTLSNRTRLRVLSSRQELLDELFQQARDKISSIASKDAKKYETVLQGLILEGLYALNEEKVAIRVRAKDTDAAKKAIEEAQKVFKEKVGKDVTVEVDEAEPLPEGSAGGVVIIGGQGTIELNNTFEERLRLLEIDALPAVRETLFGKNQNRRFYD from the exons ATGTCGCAAAGCCATGCCCTTTCCGACGATCAG GTCGCGGGTGAGCTCCGCAAGATGACGGCCTTCATCCGGCAGGAAGCGCTGGAGAAGGCCCGTGAGATCGAACTGAAAGCCGATGAAGAGTTTGCGATTGAGAAGTCAAAGCTCGTCCGTCAGGAAACCGCTGCCATCGACACACTGTACgagaagaaattcaagcaGGCTGCCATGTCCCAACAGATCACCCGCTCCACCCTTTCAAACCGTACTCGTCTCCGTGTCCTTTCTTCTCGtcaggagcttcttgatgagcTGTTCCAGCAGGCTCGTGATAAGATTTCCAGCATCGCATCTAAGGATGCTAAGAAGTATGAAACTGTTCTGCAGGGACTGATTCTCGAGGGCTTGTACGCTCTTaatgaggagaaggtggcCATTCGTGTGAGGGCGAAGGACACTGACGCAGCTAAGAAGGCGATTGAGGAAGCGCAGAAGGtgttcaaggagaaggttGGCAAGGATGTTACTGTGGAGGTAGATGAGGCTGAGCCTCTGCCGGAGGGATC TGCTGGAGGTGTGGTCATTATCGGCGGTCAGGGTACGATCGAGCTCAACAACACTTTCGAGGAGCGCCTGCGGTTGCTCGAGATCGATGCTCTTCCCGCCGTGAGGGAAACACTATTCGGAAAGAACCAGAACCGGAGGTTCTACGATTAG
- a CDS encoding regulator of arginine metabolism (MADS box transcription factor Mcm1) gives MADITAVGEENPSPTQDDLQQAAGNGAADNRGTKRSRMSADDDDDDDDKPGRERRKIEIKFIQDKSRRHITFSKRKAGIMKKAYELSVLTGTQVLLLVVSETGLVYTFTTPKLQPLVTKAEGKNLIQACLNAPDPTTNENGVEAGDVPTEAPEDVAAAHNNVNAQQQNIPRPAGMHPGYMTNEQQQQMAYYQNLQQQQQAGGQYPGMPVGNRMPPQHQPTA, from the exons ATGGCCGACATCACTGCCGTCGGTGAGGAGAACCCTTCTCCTACCCAGGATGACCTGCAGCAGGCCGCCGGTAACGGCGCCGCTGACAACCGCGGCACCAAGCGTTCTCGCATGAGcgccgacgacgacgatgacgatgatgataagCCCGGTCGCGAGCGCAGAAAGATTGAAATCAAGTTCATCCAGGATAAGTCGCGTCGCCACATCACTTTCTCCAAGCGGAAGGCGGGTATCATGAAGAAG GCATACGAGCTGTCGGTCCTCACGGGCACCCAAGTGCTATTGCTGGTCGTGTCTGAGACTGGTCTCGTCTATACTTTCACCACCCCCAAGCTTCAACCATTGGTGACGAAGGCCGAGGGCAAGAACCTCATCCAG GCCTGTCTCAATGCCCCCGATCCCACCACCAATGAGAACGGTGTCGAGGCCGGTGATGTGCCAACAGAGGCGCCAGAGGATGTCGCCGCCGCCCACAACAATGTCAATGCCCAGCAGCAGAACATTCCTCGCCCTGCGGGCATGCACCCAGGCTACATGACCAAcgaacagcagcagcagatggCCTACTACCAAAATcttcagcagcaacagcaagcTGGTGGGCAGTACCCCGGAATGCCTGTGGGCAACCGGATGCCGCCCCAGCATCAACCCACTGCATAA
- a CDS encoding putative rab geranylgeranyl transferase escort protein (unnamed protein product) has translation MEPLAETPWDVTISGTGLAQSLLALALSRSGKKVLHVDQNSYYGGSEAAFSLQEAQEWASKVNGDPEHYPFEDATVYLPEGTPQLPTRSYTVTLSPHLIYSKSRLLPTLVASKVYRQLEFQAVGSWWIHRPSGVDGTSVLYRVPGSREDVFADDIISVKSKRTLMRFLRHIGKPPPDNDSEAEEENLAMSLPEYLTSKFQVPAELHEPLLSLSLSQASPGQTSAEYAVPRIKRHLASIGVFGPGFGSLLAKWGGGSEISQVGCRALAVGGGVYVLNAGVESIYNLHQSDYGDDMRVQLHLSNDETIKTKFLVGSNWDLPGQGRPACDKVARSITVVSSALESLFPVTAEGGPIPAGAVVVFPGSSFDQSDDLPPVYLLVHSSETGECPPGQCVVYGSVSHAGAGGQSLIESAVHRLLQTNAEPDAKVLWSLRYTQLGLSSNGANAHSSKFEGPSSNILCFPPPSLDLGFDDALIDRVKEVWKSVMGDEANEQEFMNFEEREHADDDD, from the exons GCACT GGCCCTATCGCGGTCGGGCAAGAAGGTACTCCATGTTGATCAGAACTCATATTATGGAGGTTCTGAGGCAGCATTCAgcctccaagaagcccaGGAGTGGGCTTCTAAGGTGAATGGGG ATCCTGAGCATTACCCATTTGAGGATGCGACGGTATATCTTCCGGAAGGAACTCCCCAATTGCCAACACGGTCCTATACGGTCACCTTGTCTCCACACCTGATTTATTCCAAGTCGCGACTGCTACCTACGCTTGTGGCTTCCAAGGTATACCGGCAACTGGAGTTTCAGGCTGTAGGGAGCTGGTGGATACACAGGCCTAGCGGTGTTGATGGTACTTCGGTCTTGTATAGAGTGCCAGGTAGTCGCGAAGATGTCTTCGCAGATGACATAATAAGCGTCAAGTCGAAGAGGACCTTGATGAGGTTTCTTCGCCATATTGGCAAGCCTCCACCGGATAATGATTCggaagccgaggaagaaaactTGGCTATGTCTCTACCGGAGTACCTAACATCCAAGTTCCAGGTGCCCGCTGAGCTCCATGAGCCTCTGCTGTCACTCTCATTATCACAGGCTTCTCCTGGCCAGACGTCCGCTGAGTATGCAGTGCCTCGAATCAAAAGGCATCTTGCCTCCATTGGCGTGTTTGGTCCTGGATTTGGAAGCCTGCTGGCGAAATGGGGCGGTGGTTCTGAGATCTCTCAGGTTGGCTGCCGCGCCCTCGCAGTGGGAGGCGGGGTATACGTGTTGAATGCTGGGGTTGAATCAATCTACAATCTCCATCAGTCTGACTATGGTGACGATATGCGTGTTCAGTTGCATCTGTCCAACGATGAGACAATCAAAACCAAGTTCTTGGTTGGTTCCAACTGGGATCTTCCTGGACAAGGGCGTCCCGCTTGTGATAAAGTGGCACGGTCCATTACCGTTGTCTCATCCGCCCTCGAGAGTCTTTTCCCTGTCACGGCAGAAGGCGGGCCAATCCCCGCCGGAGCAGTCGTGGTATTTCCGGGAAGCTCTTTTGATCAGTCAGATGATCTCCCGCCAGTTTATCTCTTGGTGCATTCAAGCGAAACTGGCGAGTGTCCGCCAGGCCAAT GTGTCGTCTATGGTAGTGTGAGCCATGCTGGTGCTGGAGGTCAGTCATTGATTGAGAGTGCTGTGCACAGACTTCTTCAAACCAATGCAGAACCAGATGCAAAGGTCTTGTGGTCTCTGCGTTACACACAGTTGGGCCTAAGCAGCAACGGTGCCAATGCACACTCATCTAAGTTTGAAGGCCCCTCATCCAATATCCTATGCTTTCCACCCCCGAGTCTGGACCTTGGTTTCGATGATGCATTGATCGACCGGGTGAAGGAGGTGTGGAAGTCAGTCATGGGGGATGAAGCCAATGAGCAAGAGTTCATGAACTTTGAGGAGCGGGAGCATGCCGATGATGACGACTGA
- a CDS encoding uncharacterized protein (expressed protein), giving the protein MYLFRQLIPSTSLFLIVHLPGVVSAQSKIGTGGFSAKSLSCCPLLTWLYSSSRGSSRVNISSHHFSFFLFFPLPLSGGFFHAFCKNRISGPFPAPCSWRLAHL; this is encoded by the coding sequence ATGTACCTCTTTCGTCAACTGATTCCTTCGACATCCCTATTTTTGATTGTTCATTTGCCTGGCGTTGTATCGGCGCAGTCAAAGATCGGAACTGGTGGTTTTTCAGCGAAGAGCTTATCTTGTTGTCCCTTGCTTACCTGGCTATACTCCTCTTCCAGAGGAAGTTCACGAGTCAACATCTCTTCCcatcatttttcttttttcctttttttccctctccctttATCAGGAGGCTTTTTCCATGCATTTtgtaaaaatagaatttccGGGCCGTTTCCGGCCCCTTGCTCTTGGAGATTAGCGCATCTGTGA